One genomic region from Kamptonema formosum PCC 6407 encodes:
- a CDS encoding NB-ARC domain-containing protein encodes MNLKEVLKMADEMVFAKTGQHLDDLQEAILRGTLQDETYTQIAKEKHCDESYVRDVGSKLWQIFSEELGQKVKKSNFRATIERLQIKFSHFAQDYAQIGSVTICGDTRENSYSPNQQTSNPQQTPTLHHDLSEMPRLGAFYDRTSELHTLKTSILTEKIQLITINGISGIGKTALVTQLVQQIKNEFQYVIWRSLETSPTLLELQTNLIEFSSQPTDINSPATNLKPLPLIKYLQKDRCLIILDDIHHLFSSGQLAGQYKPGYEEYRGFFKQIKDLSHHSCLLLIGWEAPREIAQIKNKNTPIYTLTLTGLDTTTAREIFKEEGLEPQDYWDILINHYQGNPLWLKSVANMIVELGYDANELLQNHTTLLPEDLKDVLQQQFNRLSEIEKQVMFLLARENEPVNLAKLLENSMISPSDLINAVQSLSRRCFIEKPENLYTLSPILRQYIKGL; translated from the coding sequence ATGAATCTTAAGGAAGTGTTAAAAATGGCTGACGAGATGGTATTTGCCAAGACGGGTCAGCACCTAGACGACTTACAAGAGGCAATTCTGCGAGGAACTCTACAAGATGAAACATACACCCAAATTGCCAAGGAAAAGCACTGTGATGAGAGTTATGTCAGGGATGTTGGCTCAAAGTTATGGCAGATATTTTCAGAGGAATTAGGACAAAAAGTCAAGAAATCAAATTTTCGAGCAACAATAGAAAGGTTGCAAATCAAATTTTCACATTTTGCACAAGATTACGCTCAAATTGGTAGCGTTACTATCTGTGGAGACACAAGAGAAAACTCATACTCACCAAATCAACAAACATCTAACCCACAACAAACCCCAACTTTACATCATGATTTAAGTGAGATGCCGAGATTAGGTGCATTCTACGATCGCACTTCCGAACTCCACACCCTAAAAACATCAATTTTAACAGAAAAAATTCAACTTATTACCATCAACGGCATCAGCGGTATCGGCAAAACCGCCCTAGTAACACAACTCGTACAACAGATTAAAAATGAATTTCAATATGTAATTTGGCGAAGCTTAGAAACATCCCCAACTCTACTCGAACTTCAAACTAACCTCATCGAATTTTCATCTCAACCAACAGACATAAACTCACCAGCAACTAATCTCAAACCATTACCTCTCATCAAATATCTACAAAAGGATCGGTGTTTGATAATTTTAGATGACATCCATCACCTTTTCAGTAGCGGACAACTTGCAGGTCAGTATAAACCGGGATATGAAGAATATCGCGGCTTTTTTAAACAAATTAAAGACTTATCCCATCACAGTTGCCTGCTACTCATTGGTTGGGAAGCACCGCGAGAAATTGCTCAAATTAAAAATAAAAATACCCCCATATATACTCTCACTCTCACAGGTTTAGACACTACAACCGCAAGGGAAATTTTTAAAGAAGAAGGTTTAGAACCACAAGACTACTGGGATATACTAATTAACCACTATCAAGGCAATCCCTTATGGTTAAAAAGTGTGGCTAATATGATTGTAGAATTAGGATACGACGCTAATGAGTTATTACAAAATCATACCACATTATTGCCCGAAGATTTGAAAGATGTTTTACAGCAACAGTTTAATCGATTATCGGAGATAGAAAAACAAGTTATGTTCTTGTTGGCTAGGGAAAACGAGCCTGTTAACCTGGCAAAATTGCTAGAAAATAGTATGATTTCACCGTCAGATTTAATAAATGCAGTGCAATCTCTATCGCGGCGTTGCTTCATTGAAAAACCAGAAAACCTTTATACTCTTTCACCTATACTAAGGCAGTATATCAAAGGATTGTAA
- a CDS encoding universal stress protein — protein MFKTILVALDGSQSIDQVMVAVHQFRLEPETKVILSHVVSSAGSEFELIADKPHLNSEELPYRHIEKLLQSYQEKLPCQSEVEIVAGDAAEEIVRLANIYKADLIVIGSRGLTGLKRILEGSVSSQVVADAACSVLVVKAV, from the coding sequence GTGTTTAAGACTATTTTGGTGGCTCTTGACGGTTCGCAATCTATAGACCAGGTAATGGTAGCTGTGCACCAATTTCGGTTAGAACCGGAGACGAAAGTTATTCTCTCTCATGTGGTTTCTTCGGCGGGATCTGAGTTTGAATTGATTGCTGACAAGCCCCATCTCAATTCTGAGGAATTACCGTATCGACATATTGAAAAGCTTCTGCAATCTTATCAGGAGAAGTTACCTTGCCAGAGTGAGGTAGAGATTGTGGCCGGGGATGCGGCGGAAGAAATTGTGCGTTTGGCTAATATTTATAAGGCTGATTTGATTGTGATTGGGAGTCGCGGTTTAACGGGTTTGAAGCGAATTTTGGAGGGTTCGGTGAGTTCTCAGGTGGTGGCGGATGCTGCTTGTTCTGTGTTGGTAGTTAAGGCCGTTTGA
- a CDS encoding nucleotidyltransferase domain-containing protein, with product MIEMEKIMQVIRTIASEFKPNKIILFGSYAYGNPQDDSDVDLLVILPYDGSNFRKSWEILNKVQPKFAIDLLVRTPVEVEQRLAWNDFFLREIMEKGKVIYESANS from the coding sequence ATGATAGAAATGGAAAAAATTATGCAAGTCATTCGGACTATTGCTAGTGAATTCAAGCCAAATAAAATCATTTTATTTGGCTCCTATGCTTATGGAAATCCTCAAGATGACTCTGATGTTGATTTGTTAGTAATTTTACCATACGATGGAAGCAATTTTCGGAAAAGTTGGGAAATTTTAAATAAAGTTCAACCGAAGTTTGCCATAGATTTATTAGTGCGAACTCCTGTAGAGGTAGAACAACGCCTCGCCTGGAATGATTTTTTTCTGCGAGAAATCATGGAAAAAGGAAAGGTGATTTATGAATCCGCTAACAGTTGA
- a CDS encoding ISAs1 family transposase, with translation MDTLISFLKKVNDPRQTSGKRHPLWLILLLVIMGFMLGYLGYRDFGTFAKCNQKLIVKTFNLTIDRVPSYSTIRRVMMLVNTSDLIDAFNQWASQLTTSIDLTDWVSIDGKCLRSTCQNPQNSTHDFVSIVSLFSQNTGLVVRVQKFENKKSSEIRQAQELVKGYPDRGNIFTLDALHCQKETTTLITESKNDYIIALKGNQKNLFKQVVNIIENQPPKSQAESVDISHGRHLVRKVSVFDIPPQKLKDFERLKWGNITSLIKVERSGARGKKDYEHLTYYISSLSASAEIFASKIRGHWLIENQLHWVKDVVFKEDIWPRHNYIAVTNLSLLSTVALNLYRFLGFSSLTCGQRWLNYKLEKLIISLN, from the coding sequence ATGGATACTCTAATCTCTTTTTTGAAAAAAGTCAATGACCCACGCCAAACCAGCGGGAAAAGACATCCCTTATGGCTAATATTACTATTGGTTATTATGGGATTCATGTTGGGTTATTTGGGATATAGAGATTTCGGAACCTTTGCTAAATGCAACCAAAAACTGATCGTTAAAACTTTTAATCTCACTATTGATAGAGTCCCATCTTATTCTACTATTAGACGAGTAATGATGTTGGTCAATACCTCAGATTTAATCGACGCATTTAATCAATGGGCTAGTCAGCTAACTACCTCAATAGACTTGACTGATTGGGTATCAATTGATGGTAAATGTCTCAGAAGTACCTGCCAAAATCCCCAGAATAGCACTCACGATTTTGTCTCAATTGTGTCCTTATTCAGTCAGAATACTGGTTTGGTTGTCAGAGTCCAAAAATTTGAAAACAAAAAAAGTTCTGAAATCAGACAGGCGCAAGAGCTAGTCAAGGGTTATCCCGATCGAGGGAACATATTTACATTGGATGCTTTGCACTGTCAAAAAGAGACAACTACTTTGATTACTGAGTCTAAAAATGATTATATTATCGCTCTTAAAGGCAATCAAAAAAACTTGTTTAAACAGGTTGTGAATATTATCGAAAATCAACCACCTAAAAGTCAAGCAGAATCAGTAGATATTAGTCATGGTCGTCACCTGGTTAGAAAGGTATCTGTCTTTGATATTCCTCCCCAGAAGCTCAAGGATTTTGAGAGATTAAAATGGGGTAATATTACCAGTTTAATTAAAGTGGAAAGAAGTGGCGCTCGTGGTAAAAAAGATTATGAACATCTTACTTATTACATTAGCAGCTTATCGGCATCAGCCGAAATATTTGCGTCAAAAATCCGAGGTCATTGGCTGATTGAAAATCAGTTACATTGGGTAAAAGATGTAGTTTTTAAGGAAGATATATGGCCGAGACATAACTACATAGCAGTCACTAATTTATCGCTCCTATCAACCGTCGCTCTTAATCTTTACCGATTTTTAGGCTTTTCATCATTAACTTGCGGTCAAAGATGGCTAAACTACAAGCTAGAAAAACTGATAATTTCACTCAATTAA
- a CDS encoding hemolysin family protein produces the protein MSSTIDILIVLLLIALNGLFVMSEMAIVSVRKVRLQQMANSGSKKARVALDLANAPNQFLPTVQIGITLLAIVSGAFGETTFSKRVEPIFHQIPFLAPYSQPIATLISILLITYLTLIIGELVPKRLALNNPEPIAALVAIPMRMLSKIGSPAVSLLSYSTDLVLRLLGITPSTEPQVTEEEIKVLIEQGTEAGTFEEAEQDMVQRVFRLGDRRVSALMTPRPDIVWLDLEDSAEENRQKMLDSAHSRFPVCQGGLDNVIGVIHVTDLLSRSLAGQALDLTAQLRRPLFVPESTRGLKVLELFKQFTNHIALVVDEYGVIQGLVTLNDILVELVGDIPSVENEDEPQAVQREDGSWLLDGMLPVEEFFELFDLEELSSDQRGNYHTMGGFVITNLGRIPTAAEHFEWNGLRLEVVDMDGNRVDKVLVMPVPLISNEPLTE, from the coding sequence ATGTCCTCAACTATCGACATTCTGATTGTTCTGCTACTGATCGCCCTCAATGGACTGTTCGTGATGTCAGAGATGGCCATCGTCTCGGTACGGAAGGTGCGACTGCAACAGATGGCTAATTCTGGCTCGAAGAAGGCCCGCGTGGCGCTGGATCTGGCTAATGCCCCAAATCAGTTCTTGCCGACTGTTCAAATTGGGATCACCCTACTGGCGATCGTTTCCGGTGCTTTTGGTGAAACCACTTTCTCTAAGAGAGTAGAGCCGATTTTCCATCAGATCCCCTTCCTTGCACCCTACAGTCAGCCGATCGCTACATTGATCTCAATTTTGCTGATCACCTATCTAACTCTGATTATTGGCGAATTAGTGCCAAAGCGACTAGCTTTGAACAACCCAGAACCGATCGCCGCATTAGTTGCCATTCCCATGCGGATGCTTTCAAAAATTGGCTCCCCTGCTGTTAGCTTATTAAGCTACTCAACTGATTTGGTACTAAGGCTGTTAGGGATTACACCCTCTACAGAACCACAAGTTACCGAAGAAGAGATCAAGGTTTTAATCGAGCAAGGTACTGAAGCAGGAACCTTTGAAGAAGCAGAACAAGATATGGTTCAGAGAGTATTTCGTTTAGGCGATCGCAGAGTCAGCGCCCTCATGACCCCCAGACCAGATATTGTTTGGCTAGATTTAGAGGACTCAGCAGAAGAAAACCGTCAAAAAATGCTCGATAGTGCTCATTCCCGCTTTCCAGTTTGTCAAGGTGGCCTTGATAATGTGATTGGTGTAATTCACGTTACTGATTTATTATCCCGCAGTTTAGCCGGTCAAGCTCTTGACTTAACAGCACAATTGAGGCGACCCCTATTTGTACCCGAAAGTACGCGCGGGTTAAAAGTTTTAGAACTTTTCAAGCAGTTTACAAATCACATTGCCTTAGTGGTTGATGAATACGGTGTGATTCAAGGATTGGTCACGCTCAATGATATTTTAGTTGAACTTGTTGGCGATATTCCCTCTGTGGAAAATGAAGATGAACCCCAAGCTGTACAACGAGAAGATGGTTCTTGGCTATTGGATGGAATGTTACCTGTAGAAGAGTTTTTTGAGCTTTTTGACCTTGAGGAATTGTCCTCAGATCAGAGAGGGAATTATCATACAATGGGCGGTTTTGTGATTACAAATTTAGGGCGCATCCCCACTGCGGCGGAGCATTTTGAATGGAATGGATTACGGCTTGAAGTTGTAGATATGGACGGCAACCGAGTTGACAAAGTGCTAGTAATGCCCGTTCCTTTAATATCAAATGAGCCGCTAACTGAATAA
- a CDS encoding DUF6887 family protein — protein MRQVNYAAMSDEELRQYFLRHREDKAALRAYLDRLSYRPRHIITTVDDPDFDAKIQAAVLRQIQAVDSNGEAAV, from the coding sequence ATGAGGCAAGTTAACTATGCTGCCATGTCTGATGAGGAATTAAGACAATATTTTCTCAGACATCGTGAAGACAAAGCGGCTCTTCGAGCCTATTTGGATAGGCTCAGTTACCGCCCGCGTCATATTATTACCACCGTAGACGATCCCGACTTTGATGCTAAAATCCAAGCAGCAGTTCTGCGCCAAATACAAGCAGTCGATAGTAACGGTGAAGCGGCGGTGTAA
- the hisD gene encoding histidinol dehydrogenase, giving the protein MLRIITQWVEAQAELRRICDRTHDDLVVHKEATVREVLQAVKRKGDKALLHYTAEFDHLSLNVEELRVSGSELDAAYQQVSKELLDAIRLACQQIEAFHRQRIPKSWVQFGEDEVVLGKRYTPVDRAGLYVPGGQAAYPSTVLMNAVPAKVAKVPRIVMCTPPGPEKKIAPAVLVAAQEAGIEEIYRVGGAQAIAALAYGTDTIPKVDLITGPGNIYVTLAKKLVYGTVGIDTLAGPSEVLIIADGLANPVYVAADMLAQAEHDSMAAAILLTTDSVLARKVVAEVERQLAEHPRRILTEKAIANYGLVVVVDSLKAAAELSNEFAPEHLELEVVDPWALLDQIRHAGAIFLGCSTPEAVGDYLAGPNHTLPTSGAARYASPLGVETFMKHSSLIQYSPTALQKVAKTINVLAKAEGLPSHADSVRLRTENIGDEEF; this is encoded by the coding sequence ATGCTGCGAATCATAACTCAGTGGGTTGAAGCACAAGCTGAACTGCGACGAATCTGCGATCGCACCCACGACGACTTGGTTGTTCACAAAGAGGCAACGGTACGGGAAGTGCTGCAAGCCGTAAAGCGCAAAGGCGACAAGGCTCTGCTGCACTATACCGCTGAATTCGACCACCTTTCCCTAAATGTTGAAGAGTTGAGGGTGAGCGGGTCTGAATTGGACGCGGCCTACCAGCAAGTATCCAAAGAATTATTAGATGCAATCCGCTTGGCTTGCCAGCAGATTGAAGCTTTTCACCGACAGCGCATTCCTAAGTCATGGGTGCAGTTTGGGGAAGACGAGGTAGTTTTGGGCAAGCGCTACACACCCGTAGACCGAGCTGGGCTTTACGTTCCTGGGGGACAGGCGGCCTATCCCAGTACGGTGCTGATGAATGCCGTGCCAGCGAAGGTGGCTAAGGTACCGCGTATTGTCATGTGTACTCCCCCAGGGCCAGAGAAAAAGATCGCTCCTGCGGTGCTGGTGGCAGCCCAGGAAGCCGGAATCGAGGAAATTTATCGGGTGGGAGGAGCACAGGCGATCGCAGCTTTGGCCTACGGTACAGACACTATCCCCAAGGTAGATTTAATCACTGGGCCCGGCAATATTTATGTAACGCTGGCAAAGAAGCTGGTCTATGGGACTGTAGGCATCGACACTTTGGCAGGGCCCTCAGAAGTGCTGATTATTGCAGATGGTTTAGCCAACCCCGTATATGTGGCAGCGGATATGTTGGCTCAAGCTGAACACGATTCAATGGCAGCGGCAATTTTACTGACCACAGACTCAGTATTGGCAAGAAAGGTGGTGGCGGAAGTAGAGCGCCAGTTGGCGGAACACCCGCGTCGGATATTGACCGAAAAGGCGATCGCCAACTACGGTTTAGTTGTAGTTGTAGATTCCCTGAAAGCAGCGGCAGAACTATCTAACGAATTCGCTCCCGAACACTTAGAACTCGAAGTAGTCGATCCTTGGGCTCTCCTCGACCAAATCCGCCACGCAGGAGCAATTTTCTTAGGTTGCTCCACGCCGGAAGCTGTGGGAGACTATTTAGCGGGGCCGAATCATACGCTGCCCACTTCGGGGGCCGCCCGTTACGCCTCACCGCTGGGAGTGGAAACCTTTATGAAACACTCCAGCTTGATTCAATACTCGCCGACGGCGCTGCAAAAAGTGGCTAAAACTATTAATGTTTTAGCTAAAGCAGAAGGTTTGCCTTCTCACGCTGACTCGGTGCGGCTGCGAACTGAAAATATCGGGGATGAGGAATTTTAG
- the psb32 gene encoding photosystem II repair protein Psb32 has protein sequence MIKLLHEVFNCKKYVQRLMLAIALFVIATQMLALPAQATGVYEIPNLSPGDRTWVIDKGEILSRISEGNISSVLDNLEKETGKEVRFVTIHRFDYGETAASFAEKLFQKWFPTPEAQANQIVLVLDTVTNNTAIRTGEGVKSLLSDDIAKSVADETVQVPLRQGNKYNEAFLAAGDRIAAVISGKPDPGPPEVVDNVQVEGTFKRAEETDTGNATLIVVVLLVLATVIPMVTYFWYQGFN, from the coding sequence ATGATAAAACTCCTCCACGAAGTCTTCAACTGCAAGAAATACGTCCAGCGGCTGATGCTAGCGATCGCACTCTTTGTTATTGCTACTCAGATGCTAGCATTACCCGCACAGGCGACTGGCGTTTACGAAATTCCCAATCTATCACCAGGCGATCGCACTTGGGTGATCGACAAAGGCGAAATCCTCAGCCGGATCAGCGAAGGTAATATCAGTAGCGTCCTCGATAATCTCGAAAAGGAGACTGGCAAGGAAGTCAGATTCGTTACCATCCACCGCTTCGACTACGGCGAAACCGCCGCTAGTTTCGCCGAGAAACTGTTTCAAAAATGGTTTCCCACCCCAGAAGCACAAGCTAATCAAATTGTACTTGTCCTCGATACAGTCACCAATAACACGGCAATTCGTACAGGGGAAGGTGTTAAATCCCTCCTCAGCGATGACATTGCTAAAAGTGTAGCTGACGAAACCGTGCAAGTACCGCTACGACAAGGTAACAAATACAACGAGGCATTTTTAGCAGCAGGCGATCGCATTGCAGCAGTAATCTCTGGCAAACCCGATCCCGGCCCTCCTGAAGTTGTTGATAACGTTCAAGTTGAAGGCACATTCAAAAGAGCAGAAGAAACTGATACTGGTAATGCCACTCTCATTGTAGTTGTACTGTTGGTACTGGCAACAGTAATTCCCATGGTGACATACTTCTGGTATCAAGGTTTTAACTAA
- a CDS encoding DUF4346 domain-containing protein, giving the protein MSLTLENLTAIDDNLSKRHIDLDPGGYFIIYLNCEAGLICAKHFTNIIDDRGLAVDPETGKPIPARGKVERNEATIFTGRTAKELCVKIFEETRPSPVTQLDHAAYLGREFVRAEMALLNGKEYIQD; this is encoded by the coding sequence ATGAGTTTAACCTTGGAAAATCTGACGGCAATTGATGACAACCTTTCCAAACGCCACATCGACCTCGACCCAGGCGGCTACTTCATCATCTATCTCAACTGTGAAGCTGGCTTAATTTGTGCCAAACATTTTACGAATATTATCGACGATCGCGGCCTCGCTGTCGATCCAGAAACAGGCAAACCCATCCCTGCACGCGGTAAGGTGGAACGTAATGAGGCCACCATTTTTACTGGTAGAACTGCTAAGGAACTTTGCGTTAAAATCTTTGAAGAAACCCGCCCCAGTCCGGTGACACAATTAGATCACGCAGCTTATCTAGGGCGGGAGTTTGTACGGGCAGAAATGGCTTTATTAAATGGTAAAGAGTATATTCAAGATTAG
- a CDS encoding DUF6888 family protein: MPTNAQLRGLYRLSYWLTYIMLQPIHLVCIDDRTSNLYVLAGNTENLEFQITPNGEVF; the protein is encoded by the coding sequence ATGCCTACTAATGCTCAACTAAGAGGTTTATATCGTCTTAGCTATTGGCTAACGTATATTATGCTTCAGCCCATACACCTTGTCTGCATTGATGATCGAACAAGCAACCTGTATGTTTTAGCGGGAAATACTGAAAACCTTGAATTCCAAATTACTCCAAATGGGGAGGTGTTCTGA
- a CDS encoding Panacea domain-containing protein, with the protein MTTIAPVTTLSKLADYYIWFANDVGSYLSNQKLQKLLYYAQAWYLAFEDTPLFDEDFQAWVHGPTIPALFYEYKEQFGFKPILKEVEKPEFPEEVQKFLDDLSDEYFFLDAYELELMVRREDPWIKARGDLPRDQPCHAIITKELMRDYYKTRVIEEQT; encoded by the coding sequence ATGACTACCATAGCTCCAGTGACAACACTCTCCAAACTCGCTGATTACTACATCTGGTTCGCGAATGATGTAGGCTCCTACCTCAGCAACCAAAAGCTACAAAAACTATTGTATTATGCCCAAGCGTGGTATCTAGCCTTTGAAGATACACCCCTTTTTGATGAGGATTTTCAAGCTTGGGTACATGGGCCGACTATCCCGGCTTTATTTTACGAATACAAAGAACAATTTGGGTTTAAGCCAATTCTGAAAGAAGTCGAAAAACCAGAGTTTCCAGAGGAAGTACAAAAGTTTTTAGACGACTTATCTGACGAGTATTTCTTTCTCGATGCTTATGAGTTAGAATTGATGGTACGCCGTGAAGATCCTTGGATTAAAGCGAGAGGCGACTTGCCAAGAGATCAACCTTGTCATGCTATTATTACGAAGGAATTAATGAGAGACTACTACAAAACCCGTGTCATCGAAGAACAAACCTAA
- a CDS encoding HEPN domain-containing protein, whose product MRELRARKSPNYDAACFHAQQCIEKYLKARLQESGIAFSKTHNLTVLLDLLLPVEPTYDTFRQKLLALTVFAVAYRYPGASADKDTAREALKFCKEVRQEIRLSLSLNP is encoded by the coding sequence TTGCGGGAGCTACGAGCCAGGAAATCTCCTAACTATGATGCGGCCTGTTTTCACGCTCAACAGTGTATTGAGAAATATCTGAAAGCGCGTTTGCAAGAATCGGGAATTGCTTTCAGTAAAACTCATAATTTAACAGTTTTATTGGATTTACTTTTACCTGTGGAGCCTACTTATGATACTTTTCGCCAGAAACTTTTAGCATTAACAGTTTTTGCAGTTGCTTATCGCTATCCAGGGGCTTCTGCTGATAAAGATACAGCGCGTGAAGCATTAAAGTTTTGTAAAGAAGTCCGGCAAGAAATTAGGTTAAGTTTGAGTTTGAATCCATAA
- a CDS encoding S1 RNA-binding domain-containing protein: protein MTDRNNHANLILDAGIISKKYQQRALVKPDSLVNSKSNSFSLGEIVIGTVCKLEPEGALIDLGSEIAAYIPLREMSIVEVESPEQVLQLNETRQFSVVRDYSDPENNPRLSLSIRELERRIAWERVRQMQAENVTVYATVYAMNPGGASVKIEGLRGFIPSSHICTDKPKEDLIGEELPLKFLEVDEECDRLSLSHRSALLEPMIKKLKVGDVVVGKIRGLKPYGAWVNIGDVPALLHISEISHVPFDASDSVFKVNDEVKVMILDVDTVRGRISVSTKQLEPEPGDMLKNPQLVYEKAEEMAAKYRQQMQERQKDSV from the coding sequence TTGACGGATAGAAATAATCATGCTAATTTGATATTAGATGCCGGCATCATCAGCAAAAAATATCAGCAACGGGCGCTTGTTAAGCCCGATAGTCTTGTGAACTCTAAATCAAATAGCTTCAGTCTCGGTGAAATTGTAATCGGGACTGTGTGTAAGCTGGAACCCGAAGGCGCTTTGATTGACCTCGGTTCTGAAATAGCTGCTTATATTCCGCTGCGGGAGATGTCAATAGTTGAAGTGGAATCCCCAGAGCAGGTTTTGCAGCTAAATGAAACCCGTCAATTTTCGGTTGTGCGTGACTATAGCGACCCAGAAAATAATCCCAGACTTTCCTTGTCCATCCGAGAACTTGAGCGTCGCATAGCTTGGGAACGAGTGCGGCAAATGCAAGCAGAAAATGTCACAGTTTACGCCACAGTTTATGCTATGAATCCTGGCGGAGCATCGGTAAAGATTGAAGGGTTGCGTGGCTTCATTCCCAGTTCTCATATCTGTACCGACAAACCTAAAGAAGATTTGATAGGAGAAGAACTTCCTCTCAAGTTTTTGGAAGTGGATGAAGAGTGCGATCGCCTGTCACTAAGTCACCGCAGTGCTTTGCTTGAACCCATGATCAAAAAGCTGAAAGTGGGCGATGTTGTTGTCGGTAAGATACGTGGACTTAAGCCCTACGGCGCATGGGTCAATATCGGAGATGTTCCGGCTTTGCTACACATTTCTGAAATTTCCCACGTTCCCTTTGATGCGTCTGATAGCGTTTTCAAAGTTAATGACGAAGTGAAGGTAATGATTCTGGATGTGGATACTGTGAGGGGTCGAATCTCAGTTTCAACTAAGCAACTAGAACCCGAACCGGGCGATATGTTAAAAAATCCTCAGTTGGTTTATGAAAAAGCTGAGGAAATGGCGGCTAAATATCGCCAGCAGATGCAAGAAAGGCAGAAGGATTCTGTCTGA
- the dcm gene encoding DNA (cytosine-5-)-methyltransferase: MKFIDLFAGIGGFRQGFENAGFECVFSCEVDKHCREVYSNNFNEVPFGDIKDVNPHEIEDFDVLVAGFPCQPFSICGKKLGFEDTRGTLFFDICQIIKVKQPKVVVLENVKHLIHHDRGNTLKVILASLRDLGYNVDYKILNAKNFGLPQHRERIFIIGTKGKEFKFSKLKTKFPPKLRDFLDVEGDFEILDRSKYTLIDSPKKQISGLLFVGYRNKGTWKTGVRPNTEHLSRVHRQPNRIYSVDGVHPTIPSQETSGRFFIYFPEKEIVRKMTLKECYRVMGFPEDFKIYPSVGESYKQIGNSVCVPVVEAIAKEILNQNLLSNEQNGTLIKTEEYRQLVFFNS, from the coding sequence ATGAAATTTATAGATTTATTTGCGGGGATTGGAGGTTTTAGACAAGGTTTTGAAAATGCAGGTTTTGAATGCGTTTTCTCCTGTGAAGTAGATAAACACTGCCGAGAAGTTTACAGCAATAATTTTAATGAGGTTCCTTTTGGTGATATTAAAGATGTCAATCCCCATGAGATAGAAGATTTTGATGTTTTAGTAGCCGGATTTCCTTGTCAACCTTTTAGTATTTGTGGCAAAAAGCTAGGATTTGAAGATACTAGAGGTACTTTGTTTTTTGATATTTGTCAAATTATCAAAGTTAAGCAGCCTAAAGTTGTTGTTCTCGAAAATGTTAAACACTTAATCCATCACGATCGCGGCAATACTTTAAAGGTAATTCTTGCTAGTCTGCGAGATTTGGGATACAATGTGGACTATAAAATTCTGAATGCTAAAAACTTTGGACTTCCGCAACATCGAGAAAGGATATTTATTATCGGGACTAAGGGTAAAGAGTTTAAATTTTCTAAGTTGAAGACTAAATTTCCGCCCAAACTTCGAGATTTTCTAGATGTAGAGGGTGATTTTGAAATCTTGGATAGATCGAAATACACTTTAATTGACAGTCCAAAAAAGCAAATATCGGGGTTGTTATTTGTGGGTTACAGAAATAAGGGAACTTGGAAAACTGGCGTGAGGCCAAATACTGAACATTTATCGAGAGTTCATCGGCAACCTAATCGGATTTATTCGGTAGATGGAGTGCATCCAACTATACCATCGCAAGAAACTTCTGGTAGATTTTTTATCTATTTTCCTGAGAAAGAGATAGTGAGAAAGATGACGCTTAAGGAATGTTATCGGGTAATGGGTTTTCCTGAAGATTTTAAAATTTATCCAAGTGTTGGGGAAAGTTATAAGCAGATTGGTAACTCGGTTTGCGTGCCTGTGGTGGAAGCTATTGCTAAGGAAATATTAAACCAAAACTTGTTGTCAAATGAGCAAAATGGAACGCTTATAAAAACTGAAGAGTATAGACAGCTTGTTTTTTTCAATAGTTAG